In the Primulina eburnea isolate SZY01 chromosome 15, ASM2296580v1, whole genome shotgun sequence genome, GCTAATTGTGTTTTTCGAGGAGTCGGGGTTTGCGAACCCGACtcctatttttaattttttttcccgaCAACTTCTTACAATTGATTaatgttgatttttttttttttttgtcattttgTATGACAAATGTATCTGATAAAGCAAAATTGAACACCTGTGATGGCCAAATTGAACACCCGTGAATCTATACTGAATTCAACTTGCAATATCAGTGATGCTCGAACATGTAATTGCTTGCTTTTATCATTCCTTTCCCTCATGTTCTTCTTCTAAGGTGCATGTaagttttttcttcttttctaactttttttttcttatttcaatCTATTTTTCCTCTTCaacaccaattttttttattctttactTTGTGTTTATGATGAACTAACAAGAagcttaaatttttttcttaaattttttttcttttgcaggtttaaatttttttgaaaaatcaatAATTTGGAGTTCTTCGTCAACAAAGTAagtgatttttttattaaacaacacttgttaatattttttaattaaatttatcatGACTTTGTTATGTTTAGTGTTATCTCATTCATACTttgtaaataataaaatttaagatgttaaaattttttaatGGTGACAAATATTAATGTTAAAACGGATACGAATGCCTTGAAAAATTATAGTAATCAAAATTTAATTGTTGAATATTAACTAGTTTGGAGAATTTGgatattaaatataatttagaTACAATctgataaattttaaaaactttttTTATTCAATTAGTTTTCAGTAGAATGAAAATTTTGagcaaattaaaaataattttgtgatattaattaaattttaagtataaaaatgtttataaatattataaaataaaaatcttgtAGCAAATTTTAACCGACatttgaattataatttaaaatttttttgtcATATATTTATCAGTATCTGAATATTTATCAGTATATGATTTTTCTAACTAAATATCTATTCATTATTATATATCCTTtctaaacataataaatataaattgtaTAAATAGTCAAAAAGATGTTAGTATTTATAATACAAAATTTTTCTAagatcaaataattatttataatcttttttaaaaaaaattctatcaAAATCGATTGAGAGAAATGTTTTATAATTACAAAGCTTTTAATGAtaagtttgaaaaaaataaattggttATACGAAATAAATACTAAtttgatatacatatatacttgaAAATTTTCTAATAGTAAATTTTTCATtagtaatattaaaaatattgtttatatatttaaaaaattaaatagtatactcatttttttatatcataaatgatataatttcaaatatttttatgtaaatatatataaaaaaatattatagcatttttctcataacataaatataCTGAACTTtcctaaaataaatttattaatttttgtacacttaaaaaatatattaattgtaaaaatataacaaaataatgttttattagCTTTTTGGACTTAAAAAAATACTGTAatgttaaaaatataattataattttgtattattatttctatttttttgaaggaatattattatttctaattaataataaattattcttGTTATTTTTTACAAGATGGGGGCATATATCAAACCGGTCGACCGTAGTGTCCTTTACTTGCAGGAGACTCATATCTCAAGAACAATATCAAGCGATAATATCGATACCATTTTAGAAGTCAGACGATCGGATAACCGAATTTCGAAACTTTATAGTTCTGGCTTAATTCACAATCGTGTTCTGACCCTCTTGAACGAGATGGGGTTATATGGTGTTCTCCGATGTGGCTTTCGACCTATTGACAATCATCTAATTACAGCTTTAGTTGAGAGGTGGAGACGTGAGACTCATACATTCCACCTACGTGTTGGTGAGGCCACCGTCACACTCCAGGATGTTGAAATAATATGGGGTTTGAATATTAAGGGCCAACCTGTAACGGGAACCGACATGAGTCACACGGCTGAAGAATGGCGTCAAAAATGTGTCGAGTTACTAGGTTTTGCACCCACTGCATCTTTAGTGACTGGAGGACGCTTATCGATATCTGTTTTAGACGCACACTGCAGAGAAAATCAGATTGACAACGACAGTTCAGACTTGGAGGTGGTGCAATATACTCGATGTATTGCCCTGATGGTAATTGGAGGATGCATGTTCCCTGATTCTCGTGGTGGTGTTGTGAGTCTTATGTATTTGCAGCTACTTCTTAATATTCCACGGGTGAGTAGGTATAGTTGGGGAAGCGCTGTATTATCCTTCCTGTATCGCGAGTTATGTAAATCATCAATTATAGGGAGGAAAATAATTTGTGGGCCTTTGTTGATCTTACAGGTagctttattattttgtttataatAATTTCACAATTTTTGTAAGCCAAAAATAATTTGTAGGCCTTTGTTAATGCTGCTTTATTTAATGCAGATTTGGGCATGGAGCAGGATGACATCGCTTAGTCCTGATGTACATGGTTATTGCCATATTGTTCCTGCAGCCCCCGATGTAAATGATAACGACTATGATACAATTCTTCCAATTGCTCCTTATGGTGCAAGGTAAATTTTTGCAAATCAATTTAGCATTTGAGttacaaaaatatttgaaattatttttgtttGTTTAGGTGGGCTCGTCATTTTAGTCATACTCATACATCTACCCACTCAGTACGTATTATACGTGAGATACTTGATCTTATGGAAGATGGTCAGGTGTTTATCAAtcaatattcatcaatattaatACTAACATTCAATTAACACTCATATtgattttacatttttttattaattgccGTTTAATTGGACTGTTTACAATTTCGAAGCGCTCGATGTGCAAGCATTCATCACAGGACATCAAGGGGAAATATGGCGATGTGTATGCCCTCTAATTTGTTTTGATATTGTGGAAATGTATCGTCCAAATCGGGTGTTGCGTCAATTTGGAATGCGACAACGAATTCCCGAACCCGCAACTGATGGGGATGATCTACACAACTTGTCCCGAGTAGGACATC is a window encoding:
- the LOC140814654 gene encoding serine/threonine-protein phosphatase 7 long form homolog — its product is MGAYIKPVDRSVLYLQETHISRTISSDNIDTILEVRRSDNRISKLYSSGLIHNRVLTLLNEMGLYGVLRCGFRPIDNHLITALVERWRRETHTFHLRVGEATVTLQDVEIIWGLNIKGQPVTGTDMSHTAEEWRQKCVELLGFAPTASLVTGGRLSISVLDAHCRENQIDNDSSDLEVVQYTRCIALMVIGGCMFPDSRGGVVSLMYLQLLLNIPRVSRYSWGSAVLSFLYRELCKSSIIGRKIICGPLLILQIWAWSRMTSLSPDVHGYCHIVPAAPDVNDNDYDTILPIAPYGARWARHFSHTHTSTHSVRIIREILDLMEDGQVFINQYSSILILTFN